One region of Lathamus discolor isolate bLatDis1 chromosome 2, bLatDis1.hap1, whole genome shotgun sequence genomic DNA includes:
- the DYNC2I1 gene encoding cytoplasmic dynein 2 intermediate chain 1: MNCPPHSHRVPSPFPQCRAAAPALIHRSGARLLHPRRLLLGRPGRGCSGFLPAPGRTVAAGRGARPSPPPMEGDKRRTKEDTWKSEELRKHLRALQSDSQNEDQKHREKKLQKEKSVYDIDTHKHERKDRGKSKERTRERERLKSGERDRDKMREREKWKERQGEGDQVRYKDKLQESSLEKERYSFSKDKDRESNREQVKKHRRHEVKQIDTQNNLKSFEGRDKEHHRRRESRHRLEKEKTSEEQERRRTEKKHNDTKKSADKFLAYKFEEGERVHRLQKDQELDKERERRHREKKEHSFRPGKERLSKERNHKHYGIEEKEKHKSKRSKDGSSHGDREEQPAEASEKVKSRENERKKHSHGNSEYKKEERIQEEKSHQHVRTVEDKGKLIEKEEGDTGQEAIKDAHIYNADEGFDNFSANYEDDFEDYEEDFDDDEDKSEERGEEENLREIQFCRTSEIEEIQRAINAENDRICTSLAKEIENEKKEPVVERQYPSVRNSFCGLFMDFQMANQRQSSRSMATKQKKRSSELLPLIDLDFSMSYSLLDLPPVNEYDMYIRNFGKMNTKQAYVQCNEDNLERDIQTEEVETLEKWTQHPGESALVSGGPINSQDMSVNGALTPKIDSQRLANFLRSACQVIAVLLEEDQVATQPRWKLRSRQTSLSISDNCFQLNTNQPFLHDRNISCLYVSQVQRQTLLSVHGLPKKPGVGLLNRKSIICVWNIWQPSSPQKVLICDSEVICCCFSPNKTTLVFAGTVDGSLLVWDLHEDSRMHPHIMISETDWTFRVPTFSTDGILNSVNHTSPIIAVEPVSTSFCTDQNYGLSSLSYQGEMSEPPFQIASMDENGILNIWVVVELQKVDLAGSQTDLGLVPGGKVKLVHSSTMDLNNSLFPKDVRQRMPQTLTIKFLSSNPNNFIVGTNIGLVGHGTRHDLKVFPKLFKPKESGLRSISVNAIDFFPFGEPLFLVGCSDGSIRLHQMTSEYPLMQWNDSTNGQPIIALQWALTRPAVFFVLDASSNIYIWDLLENDLFPVAKQAIPENVVTMALLGEPEKTNGLLGIVLAQESGEIDIQYVKKKWALPQPEESEKLHLILLQCF; encoded by the exons AGAAGAACCAAAGAAGATACCTGGAAATCAGAAGAACTTAGGAAACATCTTAGG GCATTACAATCAGATAGTCAAAATGAAGAccaaaagcacagagaaaagaaactgcaaaaagagaaatctgtttATGACATAGACACTCATAAACATGAACGCAAAGACAGAGGGAAGAGCAAGGAAAGaacaagagagagagagagattaaaATCTGGTGAAAGAGACAGGGAtaaaatgagagagagagagaaatggaaagaacGCCAGGGGGAAGGAGACCAAGTGAGATACAAAGATAAACTTCAAGAGTCAAGTCTGGAGAAAGAAAGATACAGTTTTTCAAAAGATAAAGATAGGGAGAGCAACAGGGAACAAGTAAAAAAGCATAGAAGACATGAGGTGAAGCAAATAGATACACAAAATAATCTGAAGTCATTTGAAGGAAGAGATAAAGAACATcacagaagaagagaaagcaggcATCGTTTGG agaaagagaaaacaagtgaAGAGCAAGAAAGAAGACGTACAGAAAAGAAG CATAATGATACCAAAAAGAGCGCTGACAAATTTTTAGCCTACAAATTTGAAGAAGGTGAACGTGTACACAGGTTACAGAAAGATCAAGAGTTGGATAAAGAGCGAGAAAgaagacacagagaaaaaaaagaacattcttTTAGGCCAGGAAAAGAGAGGCTTTCAAAAGAGAGAAATCATAAACATTATGgaatagaagagaaagaaaaacataaatcaaAGAGATCTAAAGACGGATCTTCCCATGGAGACAGAGAAGAGCAACCCGCAGAAGCTAGTGAGAAAGTAAAAagtagagaaaatgaaagaaagaagcacagTCATGGG AATAGTGAATACAAAAAAGAGGAGAGGattcaagaagaaaagagcCATCAGCATGTAAG GACTGTGGAGGATAAAGGAAAACTCATTGAAAAAGAGGAAGGTGACACAGGACAAGAG gCAATTAAAGATGCACACATCTATAATGCAGACGAGGGATTTGATAATTTTTCAGCTAATTATGAAGATGATTTTGAA GATTATGAAGAGGAttttgatgatgatgaagacAAAAGTGAAGAAAGAGGTGAAGAAGAAAATCTAAGAGAGATTCAGTTTTGTAGAACATCAGAAATTGAAGAAATTCAAAGAGCAATTAATGCAGAAAACGATAGAATTTGTacttcactggcaaaggaaattgaaaatgaaaaaaaggaacCAGTCGTAG aaagGCAATACCCTTCTGTCAGAAACTCTTTTTGTGGATTATTCATGGATTTTCAAATGGCAAACCAACGACAAAGTAGCCGAAGTATGGCTACTAAGCAGAA AAAACGGAGTTCAGAACTTCTCCCACTAATTGATCTGGACTTCTCAATGAGTTATTCTTTACTGGATTTGCCTCCTGTAAATGAGTACGACATGTATATCAGGAATTTTGGTAAAATGAACACTAAGCAG GCGTATGTTCAGTGTAATGAGGACAATCTTGAGAGAGACATCCAGACTGAGGAAGTTGAAACATTGGAGAAATGGACACAACATCCAGGAGAAAGTGCCCTTGTATCTGGAG gtCCCATAAACAGCCAGGATATGTCAGTGAATGGAGCTCTGACACCGAAAATTGATTCGCAAAGATTAGCAAATTTCCTCCGGTCTGCTTGCCAG GTGATTGCTGTTTTGCTAGAGGAAGATCAAGTTGCAACACAACCCAGGTGGAAACTAAGATCTCGACAAACCAGTCTGTCTATTAGTGATAACTGTTTCCAGTTAAATACTAACCAGCCATTCCTCCATG ACCGAAATATATCCTGTCTGTATGTTTCTCAAGTTCAAAGGCAGACACTACTTTCTGTTCATGGTTTACCCAAAAAGCCAGGTGTTGGTTTACTGAACAGAAAGAGCATTATATGTGTTTGGAACATCTGGCAGCCCTCCAGTCCTCAGAAAGTTTTAATATGTGACTCAGAG GTGATATGTTGCTGCTTTAGTCCCAATAAAACAACATTAGTTTTTGCTGGAACAGTAGATGGTTCACTGTTGGTGTGGGATCTCCATGAAGACTCAAGAATGCATCCTCATATCATGATCAGTGAAACTGACTGGACATTTAGAGTTCCAACGTTTTCCACTG ATGGCATTCTAAACTCAGTAAACCACACCTCTCCTATAATAGCAGTGGAACCTGTCTCAACCTCATTCTGCACTGATCAGAATTACGGGCTCTCAAGCCTCTCTTACCAGGGTG AAATGTCAGAGCCCCCATTTCAGATAGCGTCAATGGATGAAAATGGAATCCTCAATATATGG GTAGTTGTTGAGTTACAAAAAGTGGATTTAGCTGGTTCACAAACTGATTTAG gTTTAGTTCCTGGAGGAAAAGTGAAGTTAGTACATAGCTCGACTATGGACTTGAATAACAG CCTTTTCCCAAAGGATGTGCGCCAGAGAATGCCTCAGACACTGACCATTAAATTTCTGTCTTCTAATCCTAATAATTTCATTGTTGGAACAAACATT GGACTGGTAGGCCACGGTACAAGACATGATTTAAAAGTTTTTCCAAAGCTATTCAAACCCAAGGAGAGCGGACTGAGATCCATAAGCGTCAATGCAAttgatttcttcccttttggAGAGCCACTATTCTTg GTTGGCTGTTCCGATGGAAGTATCCGACTACACCAAATGACATCAGAGTATCCCCTCATGCAGTGGAATGACAGCACAAATGGCCAGCCAATAATTGCCCTGCAGTGGGCTTTAACAAGACCTGCTGTGTTTTTCGTCCTGGATGCATCATCCAATATTTACATTTGGGATCTTCTGGAAAATGATTTGTTCCCTGTGGCAAAGCAGGCTATTCCAGAGAA tgttgtaACTATGGCTCTACTGGGAGaaccagaaaaaacaaatggaTTGTTAGGCATTGTGCTGGCCCAAGAGTCTGGAGAGATAGACATTCAGTATGTAAAGAAGAAGTGGGCATTACCTCAGCCTGAGGAATCTGAAAAACTACATCTGattttactgcagtgtttctag